The Maniola hyperantus chromosome 19, iAphHyp1.2, whole genome shotgun sequence genome has a window encoding:
- the LOC117991484 gene encoding fatty-acid amide hydrolase 2-B-like: MKPNPFSFKSRFWSAVRRILYALTGFLFKIYYGAEGKKLPPIKDSILKQPAIEVARKIRNKEVSSVDVLNTCIQRIKETNPVTNYFVEDRFELALKEAKDADDLIRSGSLSTQYLAREKPFLGVPFTTKDSIGVEGLHVTVGITLRKNFKADKDAEVIRLLKNSGAIIIGLTNVPELCMWYETHNHIYGRTLNPYNTTRIVGGSSGGEGVIQAVGGSLFGIGSDIAGSIRIPAFFNGIFGHKPTRRAVSNEGLHPEVQDDKINLYLSTGPMTRFAVDLKHIQKIISGDYAEHLNLDKPVDIGTLKVFYQFSNGAPMISEVDPEIKQALKKVVEHFQLKYNMTVEEKKIDWLKRSTQIWSTSMKTEDRFAAHILKNPSVTSNVLEIFKSTLGLSENTLACLLISLSDQEKFNPESEKHKYFMKARDYLEEVFRNMLGDNGVFLFPTHPLPALYHNQPLIRPLNFMYTAIINSLGLPATAVPLGLNKDGLPIGIQVVSNINNDRLCFAVAEELEKVFGGWVEPQNGK; the protein is encoded by the exons ATGAAACCAAACCCGTTCAGTTTCAAATCACGGTTTTGGAGTGCCGTGAGAAGAATTTTATATGCATTAACAGGtttcttatttaaaatataCTATGGTGCCGAAGGGAAGAAGTTACCACCGATAAAAGATAGTATATTGAAACAACCAGCCATTGAAGTTGCCAGAAAAATTAGGAATAAAGAG GTATCCAGTGTAGATGTTTTAAATACCTGTATACAAAGAATTAAGGAAACCAACCCGGTCACTAACTACTTTGTCGAAGATAGATTTGAATTGGCTTTAAAAGAAGCAAAAGACGCCGACGACCTTATAAGAAGTGGTTCTTTGTCTACACAATATTTAGCTCGAGAGAAACCTTTCTTAGGTGTACCTTTTACTACTAAGGACAGCATTGGCGTAGAAG GACTTCATGTGACTGTTGGAATTACATTGAGAAAAAATTTCAAAGCCGATAAAGATGCTGAGGTGATACGATTGTTAAAGAATAGCGGAGCCATAATTATTGGATTAACAAATGTTCCGGAACTTTGCATGTG GTATGAAACCCACAACCATATTTATGGCAGGACGCTTAATCCGTACAATACCACTCGTATCGTGGGCGGATCTTCGGGCGGCGAAGGCGTTATCCAGGCTGTTGGAGGCAGCTTGTTTGGCATAG GATCTGACATAGCCGGTTCTATTCGAATCCCTGCTTTTTTTAATGGGATATTTGGACACAAACCTACTCGAAGAGCAGTATCTAATGAAGGACTACATCCTGAAGTCCAGGAtgataaaataaacttatatttaa GTACTGGACCCATGACAAGATTTGCTGTTGATTTAAAACACATTCAGAAGATTATATCAGGAGATTATGCTGAACATCTTAACCTAGATAAacctgtggacattggaacgcTTAAAGTATTTTATCAGTTTAGTAATGGTGCTCCTATGATAAGCGAAGTCGATCCAGAAATAAAACAAGCATTGAAAAAAGTTGTTGAACACTTTCAACTGAAATATAATATGACCGTTGAAGAAAAGAAAATCGATTGGCTGAAACGATCAACACAAATATGGTCAACATCAATGAAAACAGAGGATCGATTTGCAGCgcacattttgaaaaaccccAGTGTAACTTCGAATGTCCtggaaatatttaaaagtaccCTGGGCTTATCAGAAAACACTTTGGCTTGTCTTTTGATATCATTATCCGATCAAGAAAAATTTAATCCGGAAAGtgaaaaacataaatattttatgaaggCTCGTGATTATTTAGAAgaggtttttagaaatatgcTGGGCGATAATGGCGTATTTCTTTTTCCGACACATCCTCTGCCGGCGCTCTACCATAATCaaccactaataagaccattgAATTTTATGTACACAGCTATAATAAATAGTCTGGGCTTACCTGCAACGGCTGTACCTTTGGGACTTAATAAAGATGGCTTGCCTATAGGAATACAAGTAGTATCCAATATTAATAATGACAGACTATGTTTTGCCGTTGCAGAAGAACTAGAAAAGGTTTTTGGCGGATGGGTAGAGCCTCAAAACGGCAAATAA